One Terriglobales bacterium genomic region harbors:
- a CDS encoding mandelate racemase/muconate lactonizing enzyme family protein produces MLLDPGYDVGATSSSQDDIVVEIHTDEGITGIGETDVNPWIARACIEAPGTHTMGLGLAEMLMGEDPMDTVRLWEKLYVGSAMNGRRGAVVHAIGALDMALHDIRGKALGKPCYELLGGAVRDSITPYASLQPEVSSFDVYRTSIKEWALRAKALGFRAAKIEVTPCGPYAHKGLKASHQEMTSVIGEVRDAVGPDFTLMVDVQYAFPDADTCLKAIRPWVDFNLFFIETPLPSDDLDGYARLSQEQPIPIAAGEWLATRFEFMDLINRGKVSVVQPDVGRVGGFTEAKRVCNFAEQKRLTIVPHLWKSGISIAAAAHLAATTPNCAFIEFLPDSLCGSSLRRELVSNELQMVNGQIALPKLPGLGVELNRDALQRFKEEAEAATSDIQSLKAKISD; encoded by the coding sequence GTGCTGTTAGATCCAGGATATGACGTGGGTGCCACGAGTTCGTCCCAAGATGACATTGTGGTTGAAATACATACGGATGAGGGAATTACGGGTATAGGGGAAACAGATGTAAATCCATGGATCGCCCGGGCCTGCATTGAGGCACCGGGAACGCATACGATGGGGCTTGGCCTGGCAGAGATGTTGATGGGCGAGGATCCGATGGATACGGTGCGTCTGTGGGAGAAGCTCTATGTCGGGTCGGCAATGAATGGCCGGCGCGGGGCGGTAGTCCATGCGATCGGCGCCTTGGATATGGCGCTACACGATATCCGCGGCAAAGCTCTTGGCAAGCCTTGCTACGAGTTGCTCGGGGGTGCGGTTCGGGATTCGATCACCCCTTATGCTTCGCTTCAGCCTGAGGTCAGTTCTTTCGACGTATATCGGACGTCGATCAAGGAGTGGGCACTTCGAGCAAAGGCCCTGGGCTTTCGGGCGGCGAAGATCGAGGTCACTCCATGTGGCCCGTACGCGCACAAAGGACTCAAAGCTTCTCATCAGGAGATGACGAGCGTGATCGGGGAGGTGCGGGATGCTGTCGGCCCGGATTTCACGCTAATGGTGGACGTGCAATATGCATTTCCGGACGCAGACACCTGTTTGAAAGCGATTCGGCCGTGGGTGGACTTCAATCTGTTCTTCATTGAAACGCCGCTGCCTTCGGACGATCTGGATGGTTATGCGCGGTTAAGCCAGGAACAACCGATACCGATCGCCGCAGGTGAGTGGCTCGCCACGCGGTTCGAGTTCATGGACTTGATAAACCGGGGCAAAGTCAGTGTAGTGCAGCCTGATGTAGGCCGAGTTGGCGGCTTCACAGAAGCAAAGCGAGTGTGCAATTTTGCGGAACAAAAGAGGTTGACAATTGTTCCGCATCTCTGGAAATCGGGTATTTCGATAGCAGCAGCCGCGCACTTGGCCGCAACCACCCCGAATTGTGCGTTTATCGAATTTCTACCGGACTCTCTTTGTGGATCATCGCTTAGACGGGAGTTGGTATCGAACGAATTGCAAATGGTAAACGGGCAAATTGCTTTACCGAAATTGCCGGGATTGGGAGTCGAACTCAACCGGGATGCATTACAGAGATTCAAAGAAGAGGCTGAAGCAGCGACCAGCGACATACAGTCTTTAAAGGCAAAGATAAGTGATTGA
- a CDS encoding SDR family NAD(P)-dependent oxidoreductase, with protein MIEPRVVIVTGGAYGIGRAIAKRFAADGYGVVIADINSNRGASLEKDLQNENRRALFVAADIRDEQDIERLINRTIEAFGKIDVLCNNAGIEYYRRAEEYSAQEWSAITDTNLRGTFLCSKHAFLSLKKTRGCIVNISSVQAFATESNISVYAATKAGILGLTRGMALDFSSEGVRVNAVCPGAIQTGMMEPFLAAASDVQEALKGFGEKIPLGRVGQPEDVAEAVHFLASDAARYITGASLVVDGGLLCRLAT; from the coding sequence GTGATTGAACCACGCGTGGTGATCGTAACCGGTGGAGCTTACGGCATCGGCCGCGCCATTGCGAAGCGGTTCGCGGCGGATGGTTACGGTGTTGTAATCGCGGATATCAATTCCAATCGCGGTGCATCGCTTGAAAAGGATTTGCAGAACGAGAATCGCCGCGCCCTGTTCGTGGCGGCAGATATTCGTGATGAACAAGATATTGAACGACTCATCAATCGAACTATCGAGGCATTCGGAAAGATCGACGTTTTATGCAACAACGCAGGCATCGAGTATTACCGGCGTGCTGAAGAGTACAGTGCTCAAGAATGGAGCGCGATTACTGACACAAATTTAAGAGGAACGTTTTTGTGCAGCAAGCACGCATTCCTCTCCTTGAAGAAAACGAGAGGTTGCATCGTAAATATTTCCTCGGTGCAGGCGTTTGCGACGGAATCAAATATCTCCGTGTATGCGGCCACTAAAGCTGGAATTCTCGGACTTACTCGCGGAATGGCACTGGATTTCTCGTCAGAGGGCGTTCGCGTGAACGCGGTGTGCCCGGGAGCAATCCAGACCGGAATGATGGAGCCTTTTCTCGCTGCCGCGTCTGACGTTCAAGAGGCTCTGAAGGGTTTTGGAGAAAAGATCCCGTTAGGAAGGGTCGGCCAACCGGAGGATGTAGCCGAAGCAGTGCACTTCCTGGCATCGGATGCGGCGCGCTATATCACCGGTGCGTCGCTGGTTGTTGATGGGGGTCTTCTTTGCAGGCTCGCCACATGA
- a CDS encoding glycosyl hydrolase-related protein, whose product MVPHEHLDIGYSDYQAKTYEIQSRALDQAIETIERHPSFRYSVDGEWAAEQFLKTRSQMQRANFLNLVRERKIEVPANYFNLLTGFASSEELIRSLYAGQRFSSDYGIPFEYASITDVPSYSWSYASVLSAAGLKYLVAASNNERAPILRLGHLNRRSPFLWQGPDGSKIAMWYSQSYQQLPHIFGLPPQIQGGRDTLPIFLQQYSEKEYKSDGVIVYGTQWENTALYTNQAKLDEEWNKVFAYPRIRFSGFAEAMEYITAQVGKEMPVIRGDGGPYWEDGIGSDSYYAAIARENQQRALTAEKFATISALVNTKTSPDRETLNAIWKNQLLFAEHCWEADRSIVDPESQLSIAQRAVKEARVLDAHLLIDETVQRSMSVIADATENRSQTVLVFNSLNWARSGLVEMDLDKNTQLIDLSTGKDVPFEILSGGNGFDHIRFWAKNVPSVGYKSYALRRNRTSAAPATSIVSPILENQYYRIVLDATSGSIRSIFDKQLQRELVDASSAYKFNEYLYVTGGDGRSNRLSRYSEVLPLPDMQVHSTWQGKLVSVSKTPFGTVANVQSAGINTPKIETEILLLNDEKAVLFTNRLTKTKTYAKEGVYFAFPFAIRNPQFKYETQNGFVDPEKDLLPGAGREWFSIQHWIALGDELGTAALVPLDAPLATFGDIVRGTFPTEFGARQGIVFSWPMNNYWTTNYVAGQGGEFVFRYALTSGKELTPATLSRFGWAAMTKFEVNVVSAQDRVDELPRPLPANQGSFLNVDSPNVVLTAWKQAEDGNGTILRFTELKGNPSEFAVEFPTAKIESAWLCDAVERCDQTLPVSGSTVIVPIKSFGIATLRIQTRTKDSAELQKMKLPDLVGGSLSNSDSR is encoded by the coding sequence GTGGTCCCGCATGAGCATCTCGACATTGGCTATTCCGACTACCAAGCGAAGACATACGAGATACAAAGCCGTGCTTTGGATCAAGCAATCGAGACGATCGAAAGACACCCGTCGTTTCGTTATTCAGTCGATGGTGAATGGGCGGCTGAGCAGTTTCTGAAGACGAGAAGTCAGATGCAACGCGCCAACTTTCTCAACTTGGTTCGCGAGCGAAAGATAGAGGTACCGGCAAACTATTTCAATCTACTGACTGGCTTTGCTTCTTCGGAGGAATTAATCCGGTCGCTCTATGCTGGGCAGAGGTTTAGCTCCGATTACGGGATCCCCTTTGAATATGCCAGTATCACCGACGTCCCCTCGTACAGTTGGTCTTATGCGTCCGTTCTCTCGGCCGCCGGTCTGAAATATCTGGTGGCAGCCAGCAACAACGAACGGGCCCCTATCCTTCGGCTCGGACATTTGAACCGCCGTTCTCCATTCTTATGGCAAGGTCCCGATGGAAGCAAAATTGCTATGTGGTACTCGCAGTCGTACCAGCAACTTCCCCATATCTTTGGATTGCCTCCACAGATCCAGGGCGGTCGCGACACGTTGCCGATCTTCTTGCAGCAGTATAGCGAGAAAGAATACAAGTCGGACGGCGTCATCGTATATGGGACCCAATGGGAAAATACCGCGCTCTATACAAACCAGGCGAAATTGGATGAAGAGTGGAATAAGGTGTTCGCGTATCCTCGGATTCGCTTTTCCGGCTTTGCGGAAGCAATGGAATACATTACTGCACAGGTCGGAAAAGAGATGCCGGTAATTCGCGGCGACGGAGGGCCCTACTGGGAAGATGGCATTGGTTCAGATTCCTATTATGCGGCGATAGCCAGAGAAAACCAGCAACGTGCGCTGACGGCAGAAAAGTTCGCGACCATCAGTGCGCTCGTGAATACAAAGACGAGTCCCGACCGCGAAACGCTAAACGCAATTTGGAAGAATCAACTGCTCTTTGCAGAGCATTGTTGGGAAGCTGACCGAAGTATCGTCGATCCCGAAAGCCAACTGAGTATTGCGCAGCGCGCCGTCAAGGAAGCGCGCGTGCTGGACGCACATCTTCTGATCGACGAGACGGTCCAGAGGTCAATGTCGGTAATCGCGGATGCAACTGAAAATCGAAGCCAGACAGTATTGGTCTTCAATAGTTTGAATTGGGCTCGCAGCGGTTTGGTTGAAATGGATCTGGACAAGAACACGCAACTGATCGATCTCTCCACCGGGAAGGATGTGCCGTTCGAAATCCTAAGCGGCGGAAACGGATTTGACCACATCCGCTTCTGGGCCAAAAATGTTCCTTCCGTCGGATACAAGAGCTATGCATTGCGCCGGAATCGGACATCGGCGGCACCGGCGACTTCCATTGTGTCACCGATCCTAGAAAACCAGTATTATCGCATCGTCCTCGATGCCACATCGGGATCGATTCGTAGTATCTTCGACAAACAATTACAGCGCGAGTTAGTAGATGCTTCGTCGGCATACAAATTTAATGAATACCTGTACGTGACGGGAGGGGACGGAAGATCCAACCGGTTGTCACGTTACTCCGAAGTGCTTCCGTTACCAGACATGCAAGTTCACTCAACCTGGCAGGGGAAACTTGTGTCCGTATCGAAAACCCCGTTCGGCACGGTAGCGAACGTGCAATCTGCCGGCATAAACACCCCCAAAATCGAGACAGAAATTCTTTTGCTCAATGATGAAAAAGCGGTGCTGTTTACCAATCGCTTGACCAAGACCAAGACCTACGCAAAAGAAGGAGTGTACTTCGCGTTCCCGTTTGCCATTCGGAATCCGCAATTTAAGTACGAAACCCAGAATGGATTTGTGGATCCTGAAAAGGACCTTTTGCCCGGTGCGGGACGGGAGTGGTTTTCTATCCAACATTGGATAGCGTTAGGAGATGAACTTGGGACTGCGGCACTTGTACCGCTGGATGCGCCATTAGCCACTTTTGGCGACATCGTGCGGGGCACTTTCCCGACGGAGTTCGGTGCCAGGCAGGGTATCGTTTTCTCCTGGCCCATGAACAACTACTGGACGACGAACTATGTTGCCGGGCAGGGAGGAGAATTCGTATTTCGATATGCATTGACCAGCGGAAAAGAGCTCACGCCGGCAACCCTAAGTCGTTTCGGGTGGGCGGCGATGACCAAGTTCGAAGTGAATGTAGTCTCCGCGCAGGATCGCGTCGATGAATTGCCTCGCCCTCTACCGGCCAACCAGGGCAGCTTTCTGAATGTAGATTCTCCCAACGTTGTATTGACTGCATGGAAGCAGGCAGAGGATGGCAATGGTACGATCCTTCGCTTTACTGAGTTGAAGGGAAATCCGAGCGAATTCGCGGTGGAGTTTCCAACGGCAAAGATAGAATCAGCCTGGTTGTGCGATGCAGTGGAGCGCTGCGACCAAACTCTTCCGGTATCCGGCAGCACGGTTATTGTTCCCATCAAATCGTTTGGGATTGCCACTTTGAGGATTCAGACTCGAACAAAAGATTCTGCAGAATTGCAGAAGATGAAATTGCCGGATCTAGTGGGCGGCTCGCTGTCCAATAGCGATAGCCGATGA